The DNA segment GTGTTTTAATACATAGTGTGTGATTAGGATGAGAATGAGTCTAAAACATGACACAAGCTTGAAAAGCTCCAAGTGTTTCATCTTCTTTAATAATCACTGATTGTTGAAGAGGTGGAAGATATAAACCACACACTgccaatattttatttgtatatatttaacatttaattttaaatgtagttGCAGTGACAACACAATAAATAGATCATGATATCACAGAACACAGCAGTTTTGGATTCACAAGAAATAATACTTCACAGCTACAACACTGAACAGCCGACGACAACCAAGCTCAATTCAACATGAAGCGCTAACCAGCGTTATAGTGACTAGTACGGCAGGGATCGTTGTCAGTGGTGTCAGATGTTTGCAGTATTGCATATTCATGCACTACAAGCCTGTGTCAGATACAGAGGGCGCAAATGGACATTTTCACCCTGTGTTAGTAGATCTGATTGTTTAGTTAGTGGCATATCAATgtgcattgaaaaaaaaagtgtatccCTTTCCCATCCCTTTTTAAGGAGGCTGGACTCCCTCCTGTAGTGACATTCAGTAACAATTTTACATTGTAGAAAAGCTTCAGGGTACAACACAGCACGGGCCATCAATTTATCCTGCAGTGCAAAGTGACATCATGTTAAACTTCTACAGGCTGCAAGTCTCTGAACAACACAGACCACAAATAAGAGTCTACATTACTCATTTAGAGGCAGGAATTCAATACTGGCAAAAgtcaacagagagagagagagagaaaaaaaaaaaaggaaaaataaagcaaacattctttgtaaaaacagaatgcaaaaatatatttataaaataagaCGAGCGCACGACAAATatgaaattatttaattaaacagaACATATTTGGTCACTGCAAGTGTTTCCTGGCTCCGTCAGCGGTTTTTGGACTGGACACAGGGAATGCCAACATTGTGCGCAGTTGTGAGGAATTCACTCATTTCACATgaacaaactcaaaataaaaagataaagacaGCGTTCACAAGATGTCCTTCACAGAAAGTGAACTCTTTCACTGTAAACAATTCCAGCCAAACTGAATTTGATGGCGAGTGATttgaacatttgaaaaaaaaaaagcaaaaaaaaagccactAAGTATTTTCAGTACACACATCTGTACATTCCCCAAAATACAAATTATATTAACAATTATTTATTAACAAATAGACATGTGGTATTGTCGGACTCCTTTTTCTTTCACGCAGACTTAAAAATCAGCTCTTATAGGGATCACCTCAATAGTATCGTCAGCAGATTGGCTTCTTTAGCCCTCACAGCAACATgggtcaaaacaaacaaagagaaaaagacaaaaagcagcTATCCTCACCTTCAATCTCTCCTCACAAGCTTATGGTGGTAAGGCAGTCTGCATGCTGGGGGAAGCTGGAGGCTTTGTCTGATGTCTAAGGCAGCCAATGAACCAAgagcaaaaaacattttcttacatCTTCACCTCTGAACGGACGGTGACCCAGACAAACTCGCCAGCCTACCTGCTGAATACACTCACTTCAAAAACAGGCTACAGAAGACACAGCGCGGCCGGCGGTCAACATGGCTCCACGAGGGGCTTCTGAACTTCATTCACATAACATTTAGCGTCATTTGTGGGTAGCTAGGTTTGCCTCCAAGTGGTGCATAATAGAAATGGGTGATGTTAAAGGTTTTAAGGAGAGTGAATGTAGTTTGAGAAGATGGGTTTACTCGAAGGTCCAGACCTCCAGACTGTGGATGTTAAAGTCCTGCTGGGAGGACAGTGGCTGGTTGTTAAAGGTGGCACATTTGGTGGTGGTCCCTCGGTACAGCTCGGCGTCCAGCCACAGACCCAGCTGACCACTGCAGAGGAAGGCAGTGCTGATTACTGACAACTATCAAACCCTCTACTGTCTCTACTCTTCTGTCCCAAGGATTTAGATTATTGAGACAACTTGATGCTTGAATTGAAACTAAGGTAGCTGTACATACCCTCCTCCTCCCATCTGCAGTGAATCGGTATTGCCTTTCACAAAGTAGGAATTCTCCCCTGTCCAGCGGTACACCTGAAAGCAAGTAGCAAAGCAGCACAGTCGCTACTGAGATCTTTTTAGTGATTAAGGGTGAACTAACCAGAGTGAGCTTGTGAACTGATTGGACGCAAACCTTGATTTCAGGACAGAAGCTGTAGAGGAAGGTCTCTCCTGTGCCATAGCAGTGCTCGCTCACTCTGAAAGGATGAGTTGAAAATGCCCCAAAGATCTGTGACGAGAGTCAGATTAGATTTGAAATCAAGTTTCCTTACGACTAATAATCACACAGATTCCACTCTCTCAGGCCATAGCATAAATCAAATTAGTACATTTGAAATTAGTCTTAACCCACAAAAATCAAACGCTTCGAAAAGCAGAGCAGACGAGCTTCATGGAGAAATTTGGTGCATCGCAATAGCACAAATCATTCACAAGGTACTGCGGTCTGAATGCAGACAGAAAAACCAGCTCCGCCTAGATTTTTCCCATGTGTGCTTCTCATTATTATAACTCCTCAAGCATTTTGGGCAaaagagaaaattcaaatggTTCCTGAAAGATGAGAATTATTTTGCAATTTTACACCCAAAGTTATAAAATAACTCCAGGTGGCCTGCGTAAAGTGTTAAACCATATAAGAAGATAGGCAAAGTCTGGAAAGTAACAGAGTGATGCAGTAATGCCTTAAAACTGCACTCTTTAtattggccagcagggggcCCCTTGTTTCAAAATGAAGTGGAAGTGAAAACTATGACCTCATCAAACACTCTTCTGCTGACTTTATAGACTCAGTAGCTCTAAACCATATGAGTATGCAGTGTCCACTGGTTTGGTTTTAAAACGCTAAGATGATGTGACTGTCACTGTCAGCTTGAGGGTTAACAGACAGGCAATAAAACACAAGCCAACAACACTGTGCTTAGGAGTCAAACCATCTGAAGTTACTCACCTCCCGATGTCTCATATTCTGTTCACCTAATGCTGATGTCACGTTCCTAAAGCTCACAGTTATTTAAACACTTCACATCTATGATGACTATGTCTACCTGGTTATCCATGTCTTTGATGGCCAGCAGCACAGGACTGTCAACATCTGCAAGGTTCCTATACAGAGTCTTCAGACTGGTCCcatgtttctctgtgctgtaGGCCAGTCTCCATGGATAGCCCTGCACACGGGCAGGCAAACGACAGGCCAGCTGGGGAAACGTACACACCATTAGCcctgaaaaactgaatttccTTAAATTCCTTTCACCAAGTGAGATGTTAAAGTGTTCAGAAAGCAGCCGCATGTCTGGATATTTGAAGATTACCTTCTCAATGTGTGTATCCTGCAGCAGATCACTTGTATCAATGAGCATGGGGAGTGCATCCATAGAGAAGTCTACATCGATACTGCCAAAACTCTGCCTACGTTTAGCCTCATCAAGGGTGATAATCTAGCGCACAAGtacacaaacagaacagaaatgaTTGCAAGACAAAGGTGCttttaaaatgctgaaaaaggcaaaacaccACTGTAGTGTTagcttgaaaaagaaaatagatgaGGTGAGGTGAGCTGGAGGCCCGAGCATACCTCCCAGCTGCAAGATGCAGGGTCGCTGAAGAAATTATCAATCATGTCCAGCTCATCCTTCTCCACCACAACGAAGCCCTGCTCTCGAGCCTCCTTCCCGTACACGTCTGGGGACCACTGAACGAAGAAGGCATACAGATCGTCCACCCTaccgcagacacacacacacacgaaatcAGGAGACTGCCGACTAGTGTAGCCGCAAATATACCATTAGTAAACCAATGCCCCTTCAACACAGCTTACATCACAGttatttttgcagcatttaactGGCACTAGGAttatataaaacatttaaatataccTTTCCTGTGGCACAGCAAACCAATATTCTGGCTGCTTTTCCCGGCCCCCGAATGAGTGGGCGGGGCTAGAGGTCATGCAGGTGGCAAAGGACTTCCGCATTGGCTTCCCAACTTTGAAGCAGAGGAACATTGGTGGGTTTTTGCTCTTCTCCTCTGATGAGAAAAGCATGTCTGCAAGGTATGGAGAAAATAAAGAGTTTAGCTATTTCATGCTGAAACTTTATTTTAGTCCCATCGAAGTCTGAAATCTTGTACCTTCTATTGGAGCTTGCATTCTCTTCAGTAGCCAGGATTTCATCTCCAACTCATAGGTTTTCTTCTGCCTCTCCTCCTCACTGAGTTCGTCCTCCTCTGCTGGTCTGTCTGGGCCAGACGTCTCATCAACCTCTGAAGCCTGCTTCAGACTTTGCCTCCTGATTTGGTCCACTGGTGCACTTGTTATTTTATCATCAACACCGTTTAGCAGCTTTTCAGTTCCTTCACAGTTTGCGTCTTTGGTTTCAGTTACCATCTGGTTTGTAGGTTTATTATGCAAGTCACCCTGTTTTTCAGCCTCTGAGGAGGACTGTATCGACTCTCCATCCTCGATGGAGGTGTTCTGAGCAACACCTTCGTCTTCCTCATCATCCAGCTTCCCTTGAGTTTGGTTCTTATGGTCTCCCTGGCCTGGACTCTGTCCTAGGAGTTCATGTTGGTGTCTGTCGAGTGTTCTGCAGGATGTCCCCTCTGCCTCGTCTGTGCTCCCGTTGACAGTTGGCTCCAGCTCGGTAAAGCCTTCATCTGATGGAGACTTCTCTGTCTGTTCGCCCACTGTACTCACTGTTATCAAAACAGGTTTTGATTAAATTTAGCATATGTCAGAAATCAGTGTCAAATGCCCCAACTACAACCCCCCTCCTTATACTTCAACATTAGTAAAGCAGTACGGGTAGTAAAATCCTTAATTTCTTGATTAGaaaatatcaaaaaaaaaaaagcaatcacaTGGTAGAGGCTCAGTTCACATAgacatatagacactctcttgGGTTTACggcaaatgaaaaaagaaagtatcCAATGAGCAAcggttctctgggtgaaaatgaaaatgtcttgaggAGAATGGCCACGCATCTTTGAAGTCaggagctacagcagcagaagaccacacctggtgctactcctgtcagctaaaaagagacaaacaagcTCAGCAAAAGACTGGAGACTattcagaccaggcaacatttttccaatcccAATTTCTTTTGCAtggcagggtcagaatttggtgtaatcAATACGATACCGtgaatccatcctgccttgtgtcAAC comes from the Astatotilapia calliptera chromosome 15, fAstCal1.2, whole genome shotgun sequence genome and includes:
- the ncoa7b gene encoding nuclear receptor coactivator 7 isoform X1, with translation MEKRDRKPGYFARLKRRKQLRGSQSEKTVNEQNPEIISCPDIPNDSDANKKAELQRATGKLDDGCKVTNKAKMEKTRPPGTVEFVVGRDDSLNSIALKFNITPNKLVQLNKLFSRSVYPGQKLFVPDVTQSETELKSPTSSDPIAKNVSEKSSQYGVPNCRSATALRRELSPSSEDESPLTVKFIKMSCKYFTDGMGVVGGVLIVTPNNIMFDPHKSDPLVIEHGCEEYGLICPMGEVVSVALYDDVSRMKLKDALPSDLPQDLCPVYRPGEWEQLPSEQELNPFSRYEALNPKQPIVLDDIESTLSETVSTVGEQTEKSPSDEGFTELEPTVNGSTDEAEGTSCRTLDRHQHELLGQSPGQGDHKNQTQGKLDDEEDEGVAQNTSIEDGESIQSSSEAEKQGDLHNKPTNQMVTETKDANCEGTEKLLNGVDDKITSAPVDQIRRQSLKQASEVDETSGPDRPAEEDELSEEERQKKTYELEMKSWLLKRMQAPIEDMLFSSEEKSKNPPMFLCFKVGKPMRKSFATCMTSSPAHSFGGREKQPEYWFAVPQERVDDLYAFFVQWSPDVYGKEAREQGFVVVEKDELDMIDNFFSDPASCSWEIITLDEAKRRQSFGSIDVDFSMDALPMLIDTSDLLQDTHIEKLACRLPARVQGYPWRLAYSTEKHGTSLKTLYRNLADVDSPVLLAIKDMDNQIFGAFSTHPFRVSEHCYGTGETFLYSFCPEIKVYRWTGENSYFVKGNTDSLQMGGGGGQLGLWLDAELYRGTTTKCATFNNQPLSSQQDFNIHSLEVWTFE
- the ncoa7b gene encoding nuclear receptor coactivator 7 isoform X2 gives rise to the protein MEKRDRKPGYFARLKRRKQLRGSQSEKTVNEQNPEIISCPDIPNDSDANKKAELQRATGKLDDGCKVTNKAKMEKTRPPGTVEFVVGRDDSLNSIALKFNITPNKLVQLNKLFSRSVYPGQKLFVPDVTQSETELKSPTSSDPIAKNVSEKSSQYGVPNCRSATALRRELSPSSEDESPLTVKFIKMSCKYFTDGMGVVGGVLIVTPNNIMFDPHKSDPLVIEHGCEEYGLICPMGEVVSVALYDDVSRMKLKDALPSPGEWEQLPSEQELNPFSRYEALNPKQPIVLDDIESTLSETVSTVGEQTEKSPSDEGFTELEPTVNGSTDEAEGTSCRTLDRHQHELLGQSPGQGDHKNQTQGKLDDEEDEGVAQNTSIEDGESIQSSSEAEKQGDLHNKPTNQMVTETKDANCEGTEKLLNGVDDKITSAPVDQIRRQSLKQASEVDETSGPDRPAEEDELSEEERQKKTYELEMKSWLLKRMQAPIEDMLFSSEEKSKNPPMFLCFKVGKPMRKSFATCMTSSPAHSFGGREKQPEYWFAVPQERVDDLYAFFVQWSPDVYGKEAREQGFVVVEKDELDMIDNFFSDPASCSWEIITLDEAKRRQSFGSIDVDFSMDALPMLIDTSDLLQDTHIEKLACRLPARVQGYPWRLAYSTEKHGTSLKTLYRNLADVDSPVLLAIKDMDNQIFGAFSTHPFRVSEHCYGTGETFLYSFCPEIKVYRWTGENSYFVKGNTDSLQMGGGGGQLGLWLDAELYRGTTTKCATFNNQPLSSQQDFNIHSLEVWTFE